A window of the Opitutaceae bacterium genome harbors these coding sequences:
- a CDS encoding MFS transporter translates to MRESAARVYWTAFIGLFFDYYDLYLFVYLDRVLADAFAMSVGQRDLSQFVGLAGVGLGALLFGYLADRLGRRRLLIVVLIVYLLGIAGLSLSWNTGSLIFFRLLASMALGGEWGISHTYMAENIHGKRRYLFSALLQFSILGGLLAWAMKSYALPSVGWRGLFALSLIPIVVLSLIRFRSLVRPSGEPRSSGSLFRVLFRSRGPFFVCLLLAGFSIASGTVNLFVVKELPQSTLFTMLFWLNVAPGMLLGAALVRRAGVRPAMILYAGLLAGLSVFAQWSNWPLRQYAFALALPLFNGIPFGLMGAFFNEMFSDYRTALSGAAYNLGRILGGFAPVLVTSLSLHEEGRYYGFSLALGAAVLVVALAMRVRNEMDGVGP, encoded by the coding sequence ATGCGCGAATCGGCGGCACGAGTCTACTGGACGGCCTTTATCGGGCTGTTCTTCGACTACTACGACCTCTACCTCTTCGTCTACCTTGATCGGGTGCTGGCGGACGCTTTTGCCATGTCGGTCGGGCAACGCGACCTGTCACAGTTCGTCGGCCTTGCCGGGGTGGGACTGGGGGCTCTTCTCTTCGGTTACCTGGCCGACCGCCTCGGCCGCCGCCGGCTCCTGATCGTCGTCCTGATCGTCTACCTTCTCGGGATTGCCGGACTCAGCCTGTCCTGGAATACCGGCAGCCTGATCTTCTTCCGGTTGCTGGCGTCGATGGCCCTGGGGGGAGAGTGGGGGATCAGCCACACCTACATGGCCGAGAATATCCACGGAAAACGCCGCTACCTGTTTTCGGCGCTCCTGCAGTTTTCCATTCTCGGGGGACTCCTGGCCTGGGCGATGAAATCGTACGCCCTACCTTCGGTCGGCTGGCGGGGACTCTTTGCGCTGTCCCTCATCCCGATCGTGGTGCTGTCGCTGATACGGTTCCGATCGCTGGTGCGACCGTCGGGTGAGCCAAGGAGTAGCGGATCGCTCTTTCGGGTCCTCTTCCGATCCCGTGGACCTTTTTTCGTCTGCCTGCTCCTGGCCGGGTTTTCCATCGCCAGCGGGACGGTGAATCTCTTCGTGGTCAAGGAACTCCCGCAGAGCACGCTCTTCACCATGCTCTTCTGGTTGAATGTGGCTCCGGGCATGCTTCTCGGCGCCGCCCTGGTCCGACGGGCCGGGGTGCGCCCGGCCATGATCCTCTATGCAGGATTGCTGGCCGGACTCTCCGTCTTTGCCCAATGGTCGAACTGGCCGCTCCGGCAGTATGCCTTCGCCCTGGCGCTACCCCTGTTCAACGGTATCCCCTTCGGCTTGATGGGAGCCTTTTTCAATGAGATGTTCAGCGACTACCGGACGGCTCTTTCCGGGGCGGCCTACAACCTGGGGCGCATCCTTGGCGGGTTCGCCCCGGTCCTGGTCACGTCGTTGTCCCTCCACGAGGAGGGTCGCTACTACGGTTTCTCCCTCGCCCTCGGCGCCGCCGTGCTGGTCGTTGCGCTCGCCATGCGCGTTCGCAATGAGATGGACGGTGTCGGGCCTTGA
- a CDS encoding tetratricopeptide repeat protein yields MPEKPLSQLDPGLQKQVEYARNALERGNPDYAIGLLGDVLRREPGCLVVRRFLRAAQVKRLSTSSSVKRAIRLALHYPGLIWAGFIRKWQSAKAMDLSEQVLGWNPTHPRALHVLADAAIRLGLKETAIFALEAVVDARPDDHRSAVVLSRTLLQLERPGDALKIAEGWSRRRPQDEVFRDLLKEALVTQSLHKGGWDSGSGSYRDKLRDEDQAIDLEKRNRSATPAETLQRIIRESREAIARDPEALNHHVTLVRAYQDSGDFDQAIEALERARQLRAGSSDPSLARRLVDLQVARLKARQAGEDEVFALRVSGFRKLVGEFPREASFRFELANLLKSAGQFDEAARHFQEIQGVGAYRVQATAGLADCFYGKGLTDLALAQYEAARAALPVMDDLKKHVVYHLGLCHEAAGRTDEATTAFKQVYASDIGYRDVATRVGSASGPA; encoded by the coding sequence ATGCCGGAAAAGCCACTCAGTCAACTCGACCCTGGGCTTCAGAAACAGGTCGAGTATGCCCGCAATGCCCTTGAGCGCGGCAACCCGGACTATGCGATCGGGCTTCTCGGCGACGTCCTGCGGCGGGAACCCGGATGTCTCGTCGTGCGGCGATTCCTGAGGGCGGCTCAGGTCAAGCGCCTTTCAACTTCGTCGTCGGTCAAGCGCGCGATTCGCCTGGCACTGCATTATCCCGGCCTCATCTGGGCTGGGTTTATCCGGAAGTGGCAATCGGCCAAAGCAATGGATCTCTCCGAGCAGGTCCTGGGTTGGAACCCCACCCATCCGAGGGCCCTTCATGTCCTGGCAGACGCGGCGATCCGCCTTGGCCTGAAGGAGACGGCAATCTTCGCGCTGGAGGCGGTGGTCGATGCCCGGCCGGACGATCATCGGTCAGCCGTCGTGCTTTCCCGGACCCTCCTCCAGCTCGAACGTCCGGGCGACGCACTCAAGATCGCCGAAGGATGGAGCCGTCGCCGGCCCCAGGATGAAGTCTTTCGTGATCTGCTGAAAGAGGCCCTCGTCACCCAATCCCTGCACAAGGGTGGATGGGATTCCGGCTCGGGTTCCTATCGGGACAAACTGCGGGACGAGGACCAGGCGATTGATCTGGAAAAGCGGAACCGTTCGGCGACTCCGGCTGAGACCCTCCAGCGCATCATCCGCGAATCAAGGGAAGCGATCGCCCGGGATCCCGAAGCGCTCAATCACCATGTCACATTGGTCAGGGCCTACCAGGACAGCGGAGACTTCGATCAGGCCATCGAGGCGCTGGAGCGGGCCCGTCAGCTTCGGGCCGGGTCCTCCGATCCGTCCCTCGCCCGCCGGTTGGTCGATCTCCAGGTGGCCCGGCTGAAGGCACGGCAGGCCGGCGAGGACGAAGTCTTCGCCCTGCGTGTCTCCGGGTTCAGGAAGTTGGTCGGGGAATTCCCGCGGGAGGCTTCGTTTCGTTTTGAGCTGGCCAACCTGCTCAAGTCCGCCGGTCAGTTTGATGAGGCGGCCCGCCATTTTCAGGAAATCCAGGGTGTCGGAGCTTACCGGGTACAGGCGACCGCCGGTCTGGCGGATTGTTTTTATGGGAAGGGTTTGACCGATCTGGCCCTGGCCCAATATGAGGCCGCCAGGGCGGCCCTCCCGGTCATGGACGACCTGAAGAAGCATGTCGTCTACCATCTGGGTCTGTGTCATGAGGCGGCCGGCCGGACCGACGAGGCAACGACCGCCTTCAAGCAGGTTTATGCGTCGGATATCGGCTACCGCGATGTCGCCACCCGGGTCGGCTCGGCCAGCGGCCCGGCCTGA
- the glmM gene encoding phosphoglucosamine mutase, translating into MKRRFFGTDGVRGPVGGPLINPDFARRLGGAAARFFGQSYDGPRPGLVVIGRDTRASGVGLEAAVAAGVRAEGFTVVTVGVAPTPVVSFAVRRFSAAFGVVITASHNPATDNGIKFFGPSGAKLRDEEELTIESLLDSDGPPSTAGDSPSPERLEAVDLYADHLVGLLPPQILKGWRIAVDCAHGASVSTTPDVLRRLGAEVAAIGVEPDGSNINDGVGSQHPEGLAALVIRERANLGVAHDGDADRLVLVDETGSVLDGDELMAIVARQALAKGNLRHGTLVATVQSNLGLKVALEGWGGHLVQTSVGDRYVLESMLEGGFSIGGESSGHMIFLDISPSGDGLAAALKAIEAMIETGQPLSRLRTCLKRFPQLVRALTVETKPPLESLDGLARAIADGERILGGSGRILLRYSGTEPKIRLLVEGPDPARADAVMASLERAVRNELTVRD; encoded by the coding sequence ATGAAGCGGCGCTTTTTCGGGACCGACGGTGTGCGGGGGCCGGTCGGCGGACCGCTCATCAATCCCGATTTCGCGAGACGGCTGGGTGGCGCGGCCGCCCGTTTTTTTGGTCAATCCTACGACGGACCACGCCCTGGCCTGGTTGTCATTGGCCGGGACACCCGGGCCTCCGGGGTCGGGCTTGAGGCGGCCGTTGCTGCCGGGGTCCGGGCCGAGGGGTTCACGGTCGTGACGGTCGGTGTGGCGCCCACTCCGGTTGTTTCCTTTGCGGTGCGCCGCTTTTCCGCCGCGTTCGGCGTGGTCATCACCGCCTCCCACAACCCGGCGACCGACAACGGAATCAAGTTCTTCGGTCCGTCCGGGGCCAAGCTGCGCGACGAGGAGGAGCTGACGATCGAGAGTCTGCTCGATTCCGATGGACCTCCTTCGACGGCGGGCGATTCGCCGTCTCCGGAACGGTTGGAGGCGGTCGATTTGTACGCGGATCATCTGGTCGGGCTTTTGCCTCCGCAGATCCTCAAGGGGTGGCGGATCGCGGTGGACTGCGCGCACGGAGCTTCGGTTTCCACCACCCCGGACGTGCTTCGACGTCTCGGGGCGGAGGTTGCCGCCATCGGCGTCGAGCCCGACGGATCCAACATCAATGACGGGGTGGGCAGTCAGCACCCGGAGGGGCTGGCCGCGCTGGTCATCCGCGAAAGAGCGAATCTCGGAGTGGCCCACGACGGAGACGCCGATCGTCTCGTCCTGGTGGACGAAACCGGCTCGGTTCTCGATGGCGATGAATTGATGGCGATCGTGGCCCGGCAGGCCCTGGCCAAAGGAAACCTTCGGCACGGGACCCTGGTGGCCACAGTCCAGAGCAATCTCGGGCTGAAGGTGGCCCTCGAAGGGTGGGGCGGGCATCTGGTCCAGACTTCAGTCGGCGATCGTTATGTCCTCGAATCCATGCTCGAGGGTGGTTTCTCGATCGGTGGTGAATCATCCGGGCACATGATCTTCCTCGACATATCTCCGTCAGGCGACGGATTGGCGGCCGCCCTCAAGGCGATTGAAGCGATGATTGAGACAGGTCAGCCCCTCAGCCGGCTGCGGACCTGCCTGAAGCGTTTTCCCCAATTGGTGCGGGCGCTGACGGTTGAGACCAAACCGCCCCTGGAGTCCCTGGACGGGCTGGCCCGGGCCATCGCCGACGGGGAGCGCATACTGGGTGGGTCGGGCCGCATCCTGCTTCGTTATTCCGGGACCGAACCCAAGATCCGGCTTCTGGTCGAGGGGCCTGATCCCGCCCGGGCGGACGCAGTCATGGCTTCGCTGGAGCGCGCGGTGCGCAATGAATTGACGGTCAGGGATTGA
- the rpmF gene encoding 50S ribosomal protein L32: MANPKRKQSKRRSANRRAANRFTAPELARDPVDGTAFRPHRVNPNNGMYRGRQVLDIEA, from the coding sequence ATGGCCAATCCAAAACGCAAACAATCCAAGCGGCGCAGCGCCAATCGGCGTGCCGCCAATCGATTCACCGCTCCTGAACTCGCCCGCGACCCGGTCGACGGAACCGCTTTTCGCCCGCACCGCGTCAATCCGAACAACGGAATGTACCGGGGTCGCCAGGTCCTCGATATCGAAGCCTGA
- a CDS encoding CNNM domain-containing protein yields MALLIFYLLLALGVSFLCSVLEACLLSIPPSFVRTLDGRRAKTGRRLARLKGDIDRPLAAILSLNTIAHTVGAAGVGAQAAAIFGHGYFGIISAVLTLLILFVSEIIPKTLGAVYWKRLAGITAVGCELLIVGLLPLVWISEQLTDFFKPKGKTEAIMNRDELVTLAQLSVKEGVIGESESTMIRNLLRFPNIRVEDITTPRTVAAKVPESMTCGDVIKDGSVIRFSRILVHAEDYDDITGYVLKQRILEEVAFDRHSTLISDIKCPIRIVSARASLSTLFRDLLDHNEQIALVVDEYGTVSGLVTNEDLIETLLGLEIVDESDQVVDMREFARRKWRERAERMGIQLFDASHEE; encoded by the coding sequence ATGGCTCTACTGATCTTCTACCTTCTTCTTGCATTGGGGGTCTCGTTTCTCTGCTCGGTCCTGGAAGCATGCCTTCTCTCGATACCGCCCTCCTTCGTAAGAACGTTGGATGGCAGGAGAGCGAAGACCGGTAGGCGGCTGGCCCGGCTCAAGGGCGATATCGATCGCCCCCTGGCGGCCATCTTGTCGCTCAATACCATTGCCCATACGGTGGGAGCTGCCGGGGTGGGGGCCCAGGCCGCAGCGATCTTCGGTCACGGATATTTCGGCATCATTTCCGCTGTTCTCACGTTGCTCATTCTTTTTGTTTCCGAGATCATTCCCAAGACTCTCGGAGCCGTTTACTGGAAGCGGCTGGCGGGCATCACAGCCGTGGGTTGCGAGCTTCTCATTGTCGGTCTGCTGCCTCTCGTCTGGATTTCGGAACAGTTGACCGATTTTTTCAAACCAAAGGGAAAGACCGAAGCGATCATGAACCGCGATGAACTGGTGACCTTGGCCCAGCTCAGCGTCAAGGAAGGTGTGATTGGTGAAAGTGAAAGCACCATGATCCGCAACCTGCTTCGATTTCCCAATATACGCGTGGAAGACATCACCACTCCGCGGACCGTCGCCGCCAAGGTGCCCGAATCGATGACCTGCGGCGACGTAATCAAGGATGGGTCCGTCATTCGGTTTTCGCGTATCCTCGTTCATGCGGAAGACTACGACGATATCACAGGCTATGTGCTCAAGCAGCGGATACTGGAGGAAGTGGCCTTTGATCGGCACTCGACTTTGATCTCGGATATCAAGTGTCCGATCAGGATTGTCTCCGCCCGGGCTTCCTTATCCACCCTCTTTCGGGACTTGCTGGACCACAATGAACAGATCGCTCTTGTGGTCGACGAGTACGGCACAGTATCGGGATTGGTGACCAATGAAGATCTTATCGAGACCCTCCTTGGCCTGGAGATCGTCGATGAGTCGGACCAAGTCGTGGATATGCGGGAATTTGCCCGACGGAAATGGAGGGAACGGGCAGAGCGCATGGGCATCCAACTGTTCGATGCCTCCCATGAAGAGTGA
- the plsX gene encoding phosphate acyltransferase PlsX has translation MSTIAAGSSRIALDAMGSDLGPSEMVAAVALALRTLRRIDPIIMVGDQAQLDPLLAAEGLAGHPSVSVLHASEVIEMKDKPLAAIKQKRDSSMLRAVELVKSGEAKVVVSCGNTGSLMAAGTLRLRTLEGVERPALGMIIPSKISHFVLIDAGANPSARPEHLVHNAVLGSHYARVALGLEKPRVGLLSIGTEEGKGNELVTETHELLKRLGNLIDYCGPIEGFHVFDNSVDVIVTDGFTGNVLLKTSESLFKLLSGYLKEELMRYPIRKLGAFLSKGAFLAMKEQLSPDNYGGAPLLGLKGNVLKAHGSSNRVAVMNAIRVAHELIAADFNQHVIEDIATANSLIAQPVA, from the coding sequence ATGTCCACAATCGCAGCGGGTTCATCGCGCATCGCACTTGATGCGATGGGGTCGGATCTCGGACCTTCCGAGATGGTGGCGGCGGTGGCGCTGGCTCTACGCACCCTCCGGCGGATCGACCCGATCATCATGGTCGGCGACCAGGCCCAGTTGGACCCCCTCCTTGCGGCGGAAGGCCTGGCCGGTCATCCCAGCGTGTCCGTCCTCCATGCCTCGGAGGTCATCGAAATGAAGGACAAGCCGCTCGCTGCGATCAAGCAGAAGCGCGACTCAAGCATGCTCCGGGCGGTCGAACTGGTCAAATCAGGGGAGGCCAAGGTGGTCGTCAGCTGCGGCAATACCGGAAGCCTGATGGCCGCCGGAACCCTCCGCCTGAGAACGCTCGAAGGGGTGGAACGTCCGGCGCTGGGCATGATCATCCCCAGCAAGATCAGTCACTTCGTCCTGATCGATGCCGGCGCCAATCCGTCGGCCAGGCCCGAACACCTCGTTCACAATGCCGTTCTGGGCAGTCATTATGCCCGGGTCGCGCTCGGGTTGGAGAAACCACGGGTCGGACTCCTCTCGATCGGTACCGAGGAAGGCAAGGGCAATGAATTGGTGACCGAGACCCACGAACTCCTGAAGCGGCTGGGCAATCTCATCGACTATTGCGGACCGATCGAGGGATTTCACGTCTTCGACAACTCGGTCGACGTCATCGTGACCGATGGATTTACCGGCAATGTTCTGCTCAAAACGAGCGAATCCCTTTTCAAACTGCTGTCCGGCTATCTGAAGGAGGAACTGATGCGCTACCCAATCCGCAAACTGGGTGCCTTCCTTTCGAAGGGCGCCTTTCTCGCGATGAAGGAGCAGTTGAGTCCTGACAATTACGGAGGAGCGCCGCTTCTTGGTCTCAAAGGGAATGTCCTGAAGGCACACGGTTCAAGCAACCGCGTTGCGGTGATGAATGCCATCCGGGTGGCCCATGAGTTGATCGCGGCCGACTTCAACCAGCACGTCATCGAGGATATCGCGACCGCAAACAGCTTGATTGCCCAGCCGGTCGCGTGA
- the trpD gene encoding anthranilate phosphoribosyltransferase, translating to MSLLDTLTPSLQEGHSLPQDSIDRVCRELASAEIDAATKAAFLIALAEKGETVAEIAGFASAFRSMARPSPLDSWSERAIDVCGTGGDRSGTFNISTVVAFVLAAAGVPVLKHGNRSITSKCGSADLLEALGVRIDADDDLLRAAMDELGFVFLFAPAFHPAFKEIGPVRKALAGQGRRSVFNILGPLINPARPAHQLLGVFSEGMVPVLAGALHQLGLKSGLVVHGRLDDGRGVDELTVATDNRVAGFGRLQAFTVFPEPGEVGVRASGVEALAGGDLSANLALLDRVLEGTAPPGLIDSILLNAATGLFIVKRVDSIEAGVAIARDELLGGGVRRLLDRTQSFYANR from the coding sequence ATGAGTCTTCTCGACACCCTGACCCCGTCCCTTCAGGAGGGTCACTCGCTTCCACAGGATTCGATCGACCGGGTCTGCCGCGAACTGGCCTCGGCGGAAATCGACGCCGCCACGAAGGCGGCATTTCTCATCGCGCTCGCGGAGAAAGGCGAGACCGTCGCGGAAATCGCGGGGTTCGCGTCCGCCTTTCGCTCCATGGCCCGCCCGTCTCCCCTCGATTCCTGGAGTGAGCGGGCAATCGACGTCTGCGGAACGGGTGGGGATCGGTCCGGCACCTTCAACATTTCGACGGTGGTGGCCTTTGTCCTGGCTGCGGCGGGGGTTCCCGTGCTCAAACACGGCAATCGCTCGATCACCTCAAAGTGCGGGAGTGCCGACCTGCTCGAGGCACTCGGGGTCCGGATCGACGCGGACGACGATCTTCTCCGGGCGGCAATGGACGAGCTCGGGTTCGTCTTTCTCTTCGCACCGGCCTTCCATCCGGCTTTCAAGGAGATCGGCCCGGTAAGGAAGGCTCTGGCCGGCCAGGGGCGTCGCTCTGTTTTCAATATCCTGGGTCCCCTGATCAATCCGGCCCGCCCCGCCCACCAACTTCTGGGTGTCTTCAGCGAAGGCATGGTTCCGGTCCTGGCGGGCGCGCTCCACCAACTCGGCCTGAAGTCCGGGCTGGTGGTTCACGGTCGCCTGGATGATGGACGCGGTGTCGATGAACTGACCGTGGCAACCGATAACCGGGTTGCGGGGTTTGGCCGGCTTCAGGCGTTCACCGTTTTTCCGGAACCGGGCGAGGTGGGGGTGCGGGCCTCCGGGGTTGAGGCTTTGGCGGGTGGCGACCTGTCGGCAAATCTGGCCCTGCTCGACCGCGTCCTCGAGGGCACGGCCCCCCCCGGTCTGATCGACTCCATTCTGCTGAATGCGGCCACCGGCCTTTTTATTGTCAAACGGGTCGATTCGATTGAGGCGGGAGTGGCGATCGCCCGCGATGAGCTCCTCGGCGGGGGAGTGAGGCGCCTGCTCGATCGAACCCAATCCTTTTACGCGAACCGATGA
- a CDS encoding undecaprenyl-diphosphate phosphatase yields MHIRLPAVFCLFSLLAFAPLRAEAPAVEEPMDSPSSLSFTDATILGLVEGITEFLPISSTGHLILTSRLLGLDDETIQTNASGVTIWLKPPTADEPGIPLTPSIAANAYVVVIQAGAIAAVVILYWRTLLGILVGLLGRDPRGLKLLRNIIIATFPAALLGLLLDDWIETHLFSVPAVMAALVAGAILMMAADRWMRRRGLLEPGRESDSMTDLAALSPFRALFVGILQCFALWPGTSRSMMTIVGSCFAGLRPARAAEFSFLLGLPILGGAALYKSLDTGPAMISLFGLPSVLWGCLVAAISAALAVRWLVSYLNRHGLFIFGIYRLVLALLIGVFLALNGADSSSGAAGPSETSSLVQADPGHNS; encoded by the coding sequence GTGCACATTCGTCTCCCGGCCGTCTTCTGCCTCTTCTCTCTGCTCGCCTTTGCCCCTCTGCGGGCCGAGGCACCGGCGGTCGAGGAACCGATGGATTCCCCGTCATCACTGAGTTTCACCGACGCGACCATTCTGGGCCTGGTCGAAGGGATCACGGAGTTCCTGCCCATCTCGTCGACCGGCCACCTTATCCTGACCAGTCGTCTCCTCGGTCTTGACGACGAGACCATCCAGACGAACGCCTCGGGGGTGACCATCTGGCTGAAACCGCCGACTGCAGATGAACCGGGGATTCCCCTGACTCCCTCCATCGCGGCCAATGCCTACGTGGTGGTGATCCAGGCCGGCGCCATCGCCGCCGTGGTCATCCTCTATTGGCGTACCCTGCTCGGCATCCTGGTCGGCCTGCTCGGCCGCGACCCCCGGGGCCTCAAGCTGCTGCGCAACATCATCATCGCTACCTTTCCAGCCGCCCTTCTCGGACTTCTGCTGGATGATTGGATTGAGACGCACCTCTTTTCCGTCCCGGCGGTCATGGCCGCACTGGTCGCCGGCGCGATCCTGATGATGGCCGCTGATCGCTGGATGCGCCGACGCGGCTTGCTCGAACCCGGTCGGGAGTCCGATTCGATGACTGACCTGGCGGCCTTGTCGCCGTTTCGAGCCCTTTTCGTCGGCATCCTGCAGTGTTTTGCCCTCTGGCCGGGCACCAGCCGGTCGATGATGACCATTGTGGGGAGCTGTTTCGCGGGACTTCGCCCCGCCCGGGCCGCCGAGTTCAGTTTTTTGCTGGGTCTGCCCATTCTGGGGGGAGCCGCCCTCTACAAGAGCCTGGACACCGGCCCGGCGATGATATCGCTCTTCGGATTGCCCAGCGTGCTCTGGGGGTGCCTGGTTGCCGCGATTTCCGCCGCCCTTGCCGTCCGGTGGCTGGTTTCCTACCTGAATCGGCACGGACTCTTCATTTTCGGGATCTACCGGCTCGTCCTGGCCCTCCTCATCGGAGTCTTTCTCGCCCTGAACGGAGCTGACTCATCGTCCGGAGCCGCCGGCCCGTCCGAGACATCCAGCCTCGTTCAAGCCGACCCCGGACATAACTCTTGA
- the lptE gene encoding LPS assembly lipoprotein LptE, translating to MNHPIVERRPPFGFSNIRVASLALLLTLSGCSAYHLGTPANQPFTSIDVPPVQNEAFAPQAGPVLTSQIIREFERDGRVRPESSGSAEATLVVRLVDLQRETRVMREEDTGLARKVRLTLIAHCTLTSGDGATVYFANRPISAQTEVFLDDGQNPAESQAMPVLTRNLASAISRSVLDTW from the coding sequence GTGAACCATCCCATCGTTGAGCGCCGCCCTCCATTCGGTTTCTCCAATATCCGGGTGGCCTCGCTTGCCCTGCTCCTCACGTTGAGCGGCTGCTCGGCCTATCACCTGGGAACACCCGCCAACCAGCCTTTCACCTCCATCGATGTCCCACCGGTTCAAAATGAGGCCTTTGCTCCCCAGGCCGGCCCGGTCCTGACCTCGCAGATCATCCGGGAATTTGAACGCGATGGACGGGTCCGTCCCGAGTCGTCGGGATCCGCGGAGGCGACTCTGGTCGTCAGACTCGTCGATCTGCAGCGTGAAACCCGCGTCATGCGAGAGGAGGATACCGGGCTCGCCCGGAAGGTCCGCCTCACCCTGATCGCCCACTGCACCCTGACCTCCGGCGACGGGGCGACCGTTTATTTCGCAAACCGGCCGATCAGCGCCCAGACCGAGGTATTCCTCGACGATGGTCAGAATCCGGCCGAATCCCAGGCCATGCCGGTCCTGACCCGGAATCTGGCCTCCGCCATCAGCCGATCGGTTCTCGATACCTGGTAA
- a CDS encoding tetratricopeptide repeat protein encodes MDKNLTNQQLFPSRPRLGRGLLALLILIGLGSTALRAQQETPPVEKKKKEFKSFSNTNIDLDGMQPELRSPDSDVGEIQWSPATGYYTVGGTLGGLQPEYAQEALDLMNRARANEERGADRSALGDYKRVFKDYPASHYAPEARFRTANIYMERGRYDKAFEELDIILRGYPSYGKFNLLLGQQYEIASTYVNGYRKKIFGFIPGWTNQDRGIQYFERLVFNAPYSDYAPLSLMNVATAHLKGKDYAYAIDALDRLINAYPNSMVTGDAYLRLAQTHSGMVDGPLYDQGATREAISYFEDYLILYPKGTSLAEAEEGLGEMKEVLSQSKFKMAEFYYKKRRNYPAAKVFYNEAITVAPNSQTAATSRARLEELDSKEKALRQKQAEWLEKQIAKIDEAASKDPSRPTPNADPTTASISSPPDSNTGTPPPQASPAPPPPETRPASEGAPATETAKPKKKFLGIF; translated from the coding sequence ATGGACAAAAATCTCACGAACCAGCAGCTTTTCCCCTCACGTCCAAGGCTGGGCCGTGGCCTGCTGGCCCTGTTGATTCTCATCGGCTTGGGAAGCACGGCGCTTCGAGCCCAGCAGGAAACCCCGCCGGTCGAGAAGAAGAAAAAGGAATTCAAGTCCTTCTCCAATACCAACATCGACCTGGACGGCATGCAGCCAGAGCTGCGTTCGCCCGACAGCGACGTGGGTGAAATCCAATGGAGCCCGGCCACCGGCTACTACACGGTGGGCGGCACTCTCGGGGGACTTCAGCCCGAATACGCCCAGGAAGCCCTCGATCTGATGAACCGGGCGCGGGCCAACGAAGAACGCGGGGCCGATCGGTCGGCGCTGGGCGACTACAAGAGGGTCTTCAAGGACTATCCGGCCAGTCACTACGCACCGGAGGCACGCTTTCGCACCGCGAATATCTACATGGAGCGCGGCCGCTACGACAAGGCATTCGAGGAGCTCGACATCATTCTGCGGGGTTATCCGTCTTACGGGAAATTCAATCTCCTCCTCGGTCAGCAATACGAGATCGCCAGCACCTACGTGAACGGCTACCGCAAGAAGATTTTCGGATTCATCCCGGGGTGGACGAACCAGGATCGCGGCATCCAGTATTTCGAGCGACTTGTTTTCAACGCTCCCTACAGCGATTACGCGCCACTCTCCCTCATGAACGTGGCGACGGCCCATCTGAAGGGCAAAGACTACGCCTACGCCATTGATGCCCTTGACCGGTTGATCAATGCCTACCCGAACAGCATGGTGACCGGCGACGCCTACCTGAGGCTGGCTCAGACCCATTCAGGAATGGTTGACGGTCCCCTCTATGACCAGGGCGCCACCCGCGAAGCCATCAGCTATTTTGAGGATTATCTCATCCTCTACCCCAAGGGCACCAGTCTGGCCGAGGCGGAGGAGGGACTGGGCGAAATGAAGGAGGTCCTGTCCCAGAGCAAGTTCAAGATGGCCGAATTCTACTACAAGAAGCGGCGCAACTACCCGGCCGCCAAGGTCTTCTATAATGAGGCCATCACCGTGGCCCCCAACTCCCAGACGGCCGCCACCTCGAGAGCCCGCCTTGAGGAACTCGACTCCAAGGAAAAGGCACTCCGGCAGAAGCAGGCGGAATGGCTGGAAAAGCAGATTGCCAAGATCGACGAAGCCGCGTCAAAGGACCCCTCCCGTCCCACCCCGAACGCCGATCCGACCACTGCCTCGATCAGTTCCCCTCCTGACAGCAACACCGGCACCCCTCCTCCCCAGGCTTCGCCCGCACCGCCTCCTCCTGAGACGAGACCCGCCTCCGAAGGGGCCCCGGCAACGGAAACGGCCAAACCCAAAAAGAAGTTCCTCGGGATCTTCTGA